A stretch of the Panicum virgatum strain AP13 chromosome 9N, P.virgatum_v5, whole genome shotgun sequence genome encodes the following:
- the LOC120687573 gene encoding uncharacterized protein LOC120687573, translating to MAAASSLSVLPLAPRRPLLLRRAARNVEGGGGGAPRPLRLARLRLRRGRQAQAAAAVAGDAELPLEEAEAAMRVAADDDSVTATVVSALLTLAFVGLSLLTLGVIYLSVQDFLQKREKEKFEKEEAERQKEEARKKRAKSRKKRRNY from the exons ATGGCGGCAGCGAGCTCGCTCTCCGTGCTGCCCCTCGCGCCGCGGAGGCCTCTCCTGCTGAGGCGCGCTGCGAGGAatgtggagggaggagggggaggggctccGAGGCCCCTGCGCCTCGCGAGGTTGCGGCTGCGGCGCGGGCGCCAGGCCCAGGCTGCTGCCGCCGTGGCCGGCGACGCCGAGTTGCCtctggaggaggcggaggccgcgaTGAGGGTCGCGGCCGACGACGACAGCGTCACCGCCACGGTGGTGTCCGCGCTGCTCACGCTCGCGTTCGTCGGCCTCTCCCTCCTCACCCTCGGG GTGATCTACCTGTCGGTGCAGGACTTCTTGCAGAAGAGGGAAAAGGAGAAGTTTgagaaggaggaggccgagaggcaGAAAGAGGAGGCCAGGAAGAAGAGGGCCAAGTccaggaagaagagaagaaattatTGA